In Tachysurus vachellii isolate PV-2020 chromosome 12, HZAU_Pvac_v1, whole genome shotgun sequence, the following are encoded in one genomic region:
- the LOC132855399 gene encoding serine-rich adhesin for platelets-like, producing MDLILSPPSPPPPPDSKVRADLCLSTIRISAETLSPINRVRLLSDNEREVLEKDMWVAEKHPQCVSRLLLAEPGRPEPPVRCHSISELLSSLQTEPECDDTDRSSSILLLPLKTPDPVLQQALTVETHTAVNTPNTQPEVDMTEQFTPLTLSHIDDLLGDSENVVHSASAIVESRATETEVPSVVCRSKTATFILQEYDSQKLSTDKDCALSKSSPVACHPLTRKSSDPSDNTVKHSSLLKSGSKSAPYNYSVKTAHANKNDPSVSKKQENSQRSGSVSDSVSGTDTNTSLLKSSSHTATHKLLTKDNQKELIRTDNNPSSTNYVHTFSENAIFQKQNFILQYAYTTAQNYSTENTKTNTIVSRSNPNKLSSETTTIDRDLNLCRSPREYSTSAQIEQRLEIHNNTNHHNLSTDKPLNRAGSLPTPGDAHEYSNKATDSEQLLSPNLCHKYLFSENMAEKEHSGLQQAKMAYSYSATHTQPGPSNPTSPPSNISENPAKSFVLLNSLSTPLSHRGTMSHTSNASDKRFTVPQNSGMTPTPSGPSAPRSSNGEKEMSSVWGPQECLDPVTSFMMLRGVLKFTVEQKPEATPLCSTGTELSQKSTLKFTDGSNRTVLEQVPEMKMNTESSPPVLKRPFCTTVHVPPTDTERAAYRELHSLAHPVLCRIIESGALRNTDFSSLTPEHTRVCLKQQEKLLSTGQGQTHTNIGTKHTLTHTTATQLTWQISDILTSAIAEL from the exons ATGGACCTGATTCTGTCGCcgccttctcctcctcctcctcctgactCGAAGGTCAGAGCTGATCTGTGTCTGTCTACCATTCGGATCTCAGCTGAGACCCTTTCACCCATCAACAGAGT GCGTTTGCTCTCAGACAATGAGCGTGAGGTCCTGGAGAAAGACATGTGGGTGGCAGAGAAACATCCTCAGTGTGTATCTAGACTTCTGCTAGCAG AACCGGGGAGACCTGAACCTCCAGTGAGATGTCACTCTATCTCTGAGCTGCTTTCCTCGCTGCAGACTGAGCCAGAATGTGATGACACAGACAGGTCTTCCTCCATTTTACTCTTGCCACTGAAGACCCCTGATCCCGTTCTCCAACAGGCACTGACTGTAGAGACCCACACAGCTGTGAACACACCGAACACACAGCCAGAGGTGGACATGACAGAGCAGTTCacacctctcactctctctcacatcgATG ACTTGCTGGGTGACTCTGAAAATGTGG TGCATTCAGCTTCAGCTATTGTGGAGAGCAGAGCTACAGAGACTGAAGTTCCTTCTGTGGTATGCAGGAGCAAAACTGCCACATTTATTCTACAGGAGTATGACTCTCAGAAACTAAGCACTGATAAAGACTGTGCTCTGTCAAAGTCTAGTCCAGTTGCTTGCCATCCACTGACCAGGAAATCTAGTGATCCGTCTGACAACACAGTTAAACACTCGAGTCTGCTGAAGTCTGGATCAAAGTCAGCTCCCTATAATTATTCAGTAAAAACCGCTCATGCTAATAAAAATGACCCGAGTGTCTCTAAGAAACAGGAGAACTCGCAGAGGTCAGGTtctgtcagtgattcagtgagtggtacagatacaaacacaagtCTGCTGAAGTCATCATCACATACAGCCACCCACAAGCTGCTGACAAAGGACAACCAAAAGGAGCTGATTAGAACTGATAATAATCCAAGTAGTACAAATTACGTACATACGTTCTCTGAGAATGCAATATTTCAGAAACAAAATTTTATACTGCAGTATGCATACACAACTgctcaaaattattcaacagaaaacaccaaaacaaacaccatTGTTAGTAGGAGTAATCCAAATAAGCTCTCTTCTGAGACTACCACTATAGACAGAGATCTGAATCTCTGCCGTTCACCAAGGGAATATTCTACAAGTGCTCAGATAGAACAGCGACTAGAGATCCACAACAACACAAATCATCATAATCTCTCAACTGACAAACCCTTAAACAGAGCAGGTTCCTTACCAACCCCAGGAGATGCACATGAATATTCAAACAAAGCCACGGATTCAGAGCAACTGCTTTCACCTAACCTGTGTcacaaatatttgttttctgaGAACATGGCTGAAAAGGAACACTCTGGATTGCAGCAGGCAAAGATGGCTTACAGTTATTCAGCCACTCACACTCAGCCTGGTCCTAGTAATCCTACAAGTCCTCCTAGTAATATTTCTGAGAATCCAGCCAAAAGCTTTGTTTTGCTGAATTCTTTATCAACCCCACTCAGTCACAGAGGGACAATGTCACACACTTCAAATGCTTCAGACAAACGGTTCACTGTGCCCCAGAATTCAGGAATGACCCCAACGCCATCCGGACCTTCAGCACCAAGGAGCAgcaatggagagaaagagatgtcATCTGTCTGGGGACCTCAGGAGTGCTTGGACCCTGTGACTTCTTTTATGATGCTGAGAGGTGTCCTGAAGTTTACAGTGGAACAAAAACCTGAAGCAACACCACTGTGCAGCACAG GGACAGAACTTTCTCAAAAGTCTACACTGAAGTTCACAGATGGTTCAAATAGGACGGTACTAGAGCAGGTCCCAGAGATGAAGATGAACACTGAGTCCAGCCCTCCTGTTCTGAAAAGACCCTTCTGTACAACTGTACATGTGCCACCTACAG acacagagagagctgcGTACAGGGAGCTGCATTCACTGGCCCACCCTGTCCTTTGCAGGATAATCGAGTCAGGCGCTCTGAGAAATACAGACTTCAGCAGCCTGACTCCTGAACACACTCGAGTCTGTCTCAAACAGCAGGAGAAGCTGCTCAGTACAGGACAgggtcagacacacaccaacattggcaccaaacacacattaacacacactacagcaaCACAACTGACATGGCAGATTAGTGATATACTGACCAGTGCGATAGCAGAGCTTTAG
- the LOC132855400 gene encoding protein shortage in chiasmata 1 ortholog yields the protein MTLLERIHAPSLQQLGPKNLYDIITVDENTAILLQEMGELEQERAAERVVLRLSALSLQFSHCWVILCCSRHYSTIVCGEVFSNLSLIYSALVLFGQKTDRLDVKVLLAYDTAETARCVQQVCFHTLLNSQRDVCSWLDREWFSVLPTEEEQRLLYFPCVNCVVAQLLLSRGLSLQCLLEASHTQLKEMFPEITPSVFKFFSDITAEHSLNAASRQCEGEVTHIHHSGLDKDEPLSPSNTDPFLIHSSIGSHSPGFDQEPDTGGSGWVGPESQCLCQNLSDEQQHFKSYAVPGDFCGGEANEEWSLEASPLISSLSFPHSHTISCSPVTYNSPPSPSHPLTPHLSHQQWGGIDYMPERYRERKRPVGGAVHTVFPQSKRGRLLFERVPGRSDGQTRLRFF from the exons ATGACTCTCCTGGAGAGGATCCACGCTCCGTCTCTGCAGCAGCTGGGACCAAAAAATCTGTATGACATCATCACTGTTGATGAGAACACGGCCATTCTGCTGCAG gaaaTGGGGGAGCTGGAGCAGGAGCGAGCAGCTGAGCGTGTTGTTCTGAGACTCTCTGCTCTCTCCCTGCAGTTCAGCCACTGCTGGGTCATACTGTGCTGCTCCAGGCACTACAGCACTAT tgtgtgtggcgAAGTGTTCAGTAACCTGTCGTTAATTTACTCAGCCTTAGTGCTGTTTGGACAGAAAACTGACCGCCTGGATGTTAAG gtgTTGCTGGCATATGATACAGCAGAAACAGCGCGTTGTGTGCAACAAGTCTGCTTCCACACTCTGCTGAACTCACAGAGAGATGTGTGTAGCTGGCTAGACAGAGAATGGTTCAGTGTTCTGCCTACTGAg gaggaGCAACGTTTGCTGTATTTCCCgtgtgtgaactgtgttgtaGCTCAGCTGCTGCTGAGTCGAGGTCTGTCTCTACAGTGTTTGCTGGAAGCTTCTCACACTCAGCTAAAGGAGATGTTTCCTGAGATCACACCTTCTGTTTTTaag tTCTTCAGTGACATTACAGCTGAACACAGCCTCAATGCTGCTTCCAGACAGTGTGAGGGTGAAGTCACACATATCCACCACTCGGGTCTGGATAAGGATGAGCCTCTCTCACCCTCAAACACTGACCCATTCCTCATACACTCTTCAATAGGATCACACAGCCCAGGGTTCGACCAGGAGCCTGACACTGGGGGTAGTGGCTGGGTCGGGCCCGAGTCACAGTGTCTGTGTCAGAATTTGTCTGATGAACAGCAACATTTTAAGAGCtatgcag TACCAGGAGATTTCTGTGGAGGAGAAGCAAATGAGGAGTGGAGTCTGGAAGCATCACCTCTGATCTCCAGTCTCTCtttcccacactcacacaccatttCCTGCTCACCAGTCACCTACAATTCCCCTCCTTCCCCATCTCATCCCCTCACACCTCACCTGTCCCATCAGCAGTGGGGAGGCATCGACTACATGCCTGAGCGATACAGAGAGAGGAAACGACCAGTAGGGGGTGCtgtacacacag TGTTTCCCCAGAGTAAGAGAGGGCGGCTTCTGTTTGAGAGAGTCCCAGGAAGGAGTGATGGACAGACAAGACTCAGGTTTTTCTAA